In a single window of the Coprothermobacter proteolyticus DSM 5265 genome:
- a CDS encoding formate--tetrahydrofolate ligase: MNLSEVVKQLGIKEDYLIPYGGYAYKVDLGALGEQKGKLVLVTSINPTPAGEGKTTTAIGLADALAASGKKAIVTLREPSLGPVFGVKGGATGGGKAHVVPSDKINLHFTGDMHAVTAAHNLIAAMLGNHIYYKKQPLVDTTKVWWKRALDMNDRDLRNIVVGLQGNGVPREDGFEITAASEIMAIMALSENFGDFQQRVQRIVLGVTMDGSPLTVADLKAEGAVTALMVDALKPNLVMTAAGTPAFVHAGPFANIAHGTNSVVATKMALTYADYVITETGFGSDLGFEKFMDIVAREHSLIPSAVVLVVSIRAIKHHGQGQDLDAMDRGFENVLAHIENIRSFGYDPVVAINVFPDDSEEEVKRLQELLDEVHVTHAVSTVALDGAQGGMPLAEAVVEKAHKFTANPSYAYELEDSIEQKVEKIAKNVYGAKAVEFTSEAKKKLKLVDKFGLSRLPICIAKTQYSLSDDANLLGRPKDFVITIRDIKISAGAGFIVPLAGSVMTMPGLPKVPQAQEVSVDEKGNVQGLLG, encoded by the coding sequence ATGAATTTGTCGGAAGTTGTGAAACAGCTGGGCATTAAAGAGGATTACCTCATTCCCTATGGCGGTTATGCTTACAAGGTGGATTTAGGTGCACTGGGCGAGCAAAAAGGAAAACTGGTCTTGGTTACGTCCATAAACCCTACTCCTGCTGGAGAGGGAAAAACCACTACAGCAATTGGCTTGGCAGATGCATTAGCTGCATCAGGCAAAAAAGCCATTGTCACACTGCGAGAGCCCTCTCTTGGGCCTGTATTTGGTGTCAAAGGTGGTGCTACTGGTGGGGGAAAGGCTCACGTGGTGCCTTCTGACAAGATTAACCTGCATTTCACCGGCGACATGCATGCGGTCACAGCTGCCCATAACCTCATAGCCGCCATGCTGGGCAACCACATCTATTACAAGAAGCAGCCCCTTGTTGATACCACTAAGGTGTGGTGGAAAAGGGCCTTGGACATGAATGATCGCGATCTGCGTAACATTGTGGTTGGCTTGCAGGGCAACGGTGTACCACGAGAAGACGGCTTTGAAATCACAGCAGCATCTGAAATCATGGCAATTATGGCTCTGAGTGAGAACTTTGGGGATTTTCAGCAAAGGGTGCAAAGAATTGTGCTCGGAGTTACCATGGACGGCAGTCCGCTAACCGTGGCTGATCTGAAGGCAGAAGGAGCGGTTACTGCTCTCATGGTAGACGCCTTGAAACCAAATCTGGTCATGACAGCAGCTGGCACGCCTGCTTTTGTGCACGCAGGCCCCTTTGCGAACATTGCTCACGGAACCAATAGTGTGGTTGCAACAAAGATGGCATTGACCTACGCCGATTATGTGATAACAGAAACAGGCTTTGGTTCTGACTTAGGTTTTGAGAAGTTCATGGACATCGTGGCTCGTGAGCACAGTTTGATTCCAAGTGCGGTGGTACTTGTGGTCTCCATTAGAGCCATTAAGCACCATGGTCAAGGGCAGGATTTGGACGCCATGGATCGCGGTTTTGAAAATGTTTTGGCACACATTGAAAACATAAGGAGCTTTGGTTACGATCCAGTGGTTGCCATAAACGTATTCCCTGATGATAGCGAAGAAGAAGTCAAGCGTCTTCAAGAGCTTCTCGATGAAGTTCATGTGACTCATGCTGTGAGCACTGTGGCATTGGACGGTGCACAGGGCGGTATGCCGTTGGCTGAAGCAGTAGTGGAAAAGGCCCATAAGTTTACAGCTAACCCCTCGTACGCTTATGAACTTGAGGACAGCATTGAACAAAAGGTGGAAAAGATTGCAAAGAACGTTTACGGTGCCAAGGCTGTTGAGTTTACCAGTGAAGCCAAGAAAAAGCTTAAGTTGGTGGATAAGTTTGGCTTAAGCCGTCTGCCTATTTGCATTGCAAAGACTCAGTATTCACTGAGCGATGATGCAAACCTTTTGGGCAGACCAAAAGACTTTGTCATAACCATTAGAGACATAAAGATTTCTGCTGGAGCTGGCTTCATAGTGCCTTTAGCTGGCAGCGTGATGACCATGCCTGGACTTCCAAAAGTCCCGCAAGCTCAGGAAGTTAGCGTGGATGAAAAGGGAAATGTTCAGGGGTTGCTGGGATAA
- the hutI gene encoding imidazolonepropionase: MMNNNNNKTYKGIGSKKTVILGAHVVSPSAMELLPMEDMPLLDKRDQVIVIEEGVIKDIVPSSEAPFGEEWEVYDVRGAVVIPALTECHTHAIFAGDRAAEFHARIQGETYHDQQKKGGINATVSATRNASDEALLRNLEYWLRVFLRQGVTTLEVKSGYGLNHEQEIRLLRIISEVKQQQQALVEVAPTYLGAHAVPKDAKSRQDYIEEMVMKTMPVVRNENLADFVDVFVASVAYTVEEADFIYNAAHRLGFSLKAHLWELEHDNSWKLLEKYPFVSVDHLDFAQREDLEVVFAKGTVPVLLPLTAWHLSYDIRRTYDLIKDLKGYFAISTDFNPGTSFSPSPWQAITVGHIEFGLPIFELFFASTVYAAKALGLSDRGAILPGNKADLAVLSVPSLDWLGYLHGINPVDMVFKNGSPVQ, encoded by the coding sequence ATGATGAACAACAACAATAATAAGACTTATAAAGGCATTGGTTCTAAAAAGACTGTTATCCTTGGTGCCCATGTGGTGTCCCCCAGCGCCATGGAACTACTACCAATGGAGGATATGCCACTCCTGGATAAACGCGACCAAGTCATTGTTATTGAAGAAGGTGTTATTAAGGACATTGTTCCTTCTTCTGAGGCTCCTTTTGGTGAGGAGTGGGAAGTATACGATGTTAGGGGTGCTGTGGTCATACCAGCACTTACAGAGTGCCACACTCATGCCATTTTTGCAGGGGACAGAGCAGCCGAATTTCATGCTCGCATACAGGGAGAAACGTACCACGACCAGCAAAAGAAGGGCGGCATTAATGCCACGGTGAGTGCTACCAGGAATGCCAGTGATGAAGCGCTCCTTCGTAACCTGGAATACTGGCTTCGGGTATTCCTTAGGCAAGGCGTTACCACGTTGGAAGTGAAAAGTGGTTACGGTCTGAACCACGAACAGGAGATAAGGCTGCTGCGTATCATAAGCGAGGTAAAACAGCAGCAGCAGGCACTTGTTGAGGTGGCTCCCACTTATCTGGGAGCCCACGCTGTGCCAAAAGATGCAAAGAGCCGACAAGATTACATCGAGGAAATGGTCATGAAAACCATGCCCGTGGTTAGAAATGAAAACCTGGCAGACTTTGTAGATGTGTTTGTGGCTTCTGTGGCCTACACTGTGGAAGAAGCAGACTTCATTTACAATGCAGCACACAGGTTGGGGTTTAGTCTGAAAGCTCACTTGTGGGAGCTGGAACATGATAACAGCTGGAAACTGCTGGAGAAATACCCCTTCGTTTCCGTGGACCACTTGGATTTTGCTCAAAGAGAGGATCTGGAAGTTGTGTTTGCCAAGGGCACTGTGCCTGTGCTTCTGCCCCTGACGGCTTGGCATCTGAGTTATGACATAAGGAGAACTTACGACCTTATCAAGGATTTGAAGGGGTACTTTGCCATTTCCACGGATTTCAACCCGGGAACAAGCTTTTCACCCTCGCCCTGGCAGGCCATCACCGTGGGTCACATTGAATTCGGTTTACCCATTTTTGAGCTGTTCTTCGCCTCCACCGTTTACGCTGCAAAAGCGCTGGGACTTAGTGATAGGGGGGCAATACTACCAGGCAACAAGGCTGACCTGGCTGTCCTTAGTGTGCCCAGCTTGGATTGGTTAGGCTATCTTCACGGTATAAATCCAGTAGATATGGTTTTCAAGAATGGAAGTCCAGTCCAATAA
- the ftcD gene encoding glutamate formimidoyltransferase encodes MKLIECVPNFSEGRRQEVMDAIVNSMKESANVIILDVEADPSHNRMVVTMVGEPQQVLSAMKNGARKAVELIDLNQHQGEHPRIGAVDVVPFVPLFNATMQECNELALEFGQWMWDELKVPVYLYAESARMPERKRLPNIRKGEFEGLKEAIKEPERHPDIGEPVIHPTAGATAVGARNFLIAFNLYLNTADKGVADKIAKAVRESSGGLVNIQAKGMFIEEKGLAQVSMNLLDYTKTPLYRITELVKLEARRFGVEVVEGELIGLMPLGAALNSLSYYLQIPKLDANQILDVAVLSRLAESQDDEQQQ; translated from the coding sequence GTGAAATTGATTGAGTGTGTGCCGAACTTCTCCGAAGGCAGACGTCAGGAAGTCATGGATGCCATTGTAAACAGCATGAAGGAATCAGCAAACGTGATCATCTTGGACGTGGAAGCTGATCCTTCTCACAACCGCATGGTGGTTACCATGGTGGGTGAACCACAGCAAGTACTCAGCGCCATGAAAAATGGTGCTCGCAAAGCCGTAGAACTTATTGACTTGAACCAGCACCAAGGTGAACATCCGCGCATTGGAGCTGTGGATGTGGTTCCATTTGTCCCGCTTTTCAATGCCACCATGCAGGAATGCAATGAGCTTGCGTTGGAGTTCGGGCAGTGGATGTGGGACGAACTAAAAGTGCCTGTGTACTTGTATGCTGAAAGCGCCAGAATGCCTGAAAGGAAGAGGCTTCCCAACATAAGAAAAGGTGAATTCGAGGGTCTAAAGGAAGCCATTAAAGAGCCAGAGAGGCACCCAGACATTGGAGAGCCTGTGATTCACCCCACAGCGGGCGCCACTGCGGTAGGAGCACGAAATTTCCTAATCGCATTTAACTTGTATTTGAACACAGCTGATAAAGGCGTTGCTGACAAAATAGCCAAGGCGGTACGGGAGTCCAGCGGTGGTTTGGTAAACATACAGGCAAAAGGCATGTTCATTGAAGAGAAGGGCTTAGCACAAGTCTCCATGAACCTTCTGGATTACACAAAAACACCTTTGTACCGCATAACTGAATTGGTAAAGCTGGAAGCCAGACGCTTCGGGGTGGAGGTCGTGGAGGGCGAGCTCATAGGTCTCATGCCACTTGGTGCTGCTTTAAATAGCTTAAGTTATTACCTGCAAATACCCAAGCTGGACGCAAACCAGATTCTGGATGTGGCAGTGCTTTCGAGGTTAGCAGAGAGTCAAGATGATGAACAACAACAATAA
- the hutU gene encoding urocanate hydratase → MEIRAPRGNKLTCKSWQTEAAMRMLMNNLDPEVAKDPANLIVYGGTGKAARNWDCFYKIVETLKTLEEDETLLVQSGKPVAVFKTHEWAPRVLIANSLLVPKWADWDYFRELEERGLIMYGQMTAGSWIYIGTQGILQGTYETFYSAAQHYFGGSLKGKLVLTAGLGEMGGAQPLAATMAGGIMLAVEVNPWAIDRRIKHGYLDKKAESLDEALRMVEEAKEKGEAVSIGLLGNAADVFPELVKRNIIPDIVTDQTAAHDPLNGYIPSGYTVEEAAELRKSNPEEYLKRVGESVVKHVEAMVEMKRRGAVAFEYGNNIRKLVELNGYKDAFEIPGYVPLLVRPLFCEGKGPFRWVALSGDPADIYETDKLLLELFPEDEHLRTWIDMAQKRVKWQGLPARICWLGYGERDKAGVMFNYLVKTGKVKAPIVMGRDHLDTGSVASPYRETEAMLDGSDAIADWPILNAMLNTSSGATWVSVHHGGGVGIGYSIHAGQVTVADGTDLAEKKIRRVLTNDPGIGVVRHADAGYDIAKRVAKEKGIRMPMENFEEREQ, encoded by the coding sequence ATGGAAATCAGAGCACCCAGGGGCAACAAGTTAACCTGCAAGAGTTGGCAGACTGAAGCCGCCATGCGTATGCTCATGAACAACTTGGATCCTGAGGTGGCAAAGGATCCTGCCAACTTAATTGTTTACGGAGGTACTGGTAAAGCCGCTCGTAACTGGGACTGCTTCTACAAGATCGTGGAAACCCTTAAGACCTTGGAAGAGGATGAAACACTTTTGGTGCAAAGCGGAAAACCTGTAGCCGTGTTTAAGACCCATGAGTGGGCTCCGCGTGTACTCATTGCCAACTCCCTGTTGGTGCCTAAGTGGGCTGACTGGGATTATTTCAGGGAATTAGAAGAGCGTGGACTCATCATGTATGGTCAAATGACTGCGGGCTCTTGGATTTACATAGGAACTCAAGGCATTCTCCAAGGCACTTACGAAACGTTCTACTCAGCTGCCCAGCATTATTTCGGTGGTAGCTTAAAGGGTAAGCTGGTGCTCACAGCGGGATTAGGTGAAATGGGTGGCGCTCAACCACTAGCCGCTACCATGGCTGGTGGAATCATGCTAGCTGTGGAAGTTAACCCGTGGGCCATTGACCGCCGTATTAAACATGGTTACCTGGATAAGAAAGCTGAGTCGCTGGATGAAGCATTACGAATGGTTGAGGAAGCCAAAGAAAAAGGAGAAGCAGTGTCCATTGGACTGCTGGGCAACGCTGCTGACGTGTTTCCTGAATTGGTGAAAAGGAACATTATCCCGGACATTGTTACTGACCAAACAGCTGCTCACGACCCCTTAAATGGTTACATACCTTCTGGCTACACCGTGGAAGAAGCTGCAGAGCTTAGAAAATCCAACCCCGAGGAATACTTGAAACGTGTAGGCGAATCGGTGGTTAAGCACGTGGAAGCTATGGTAGAAATGAAGCGCAGGGGAGCCGTGGCTTTTGAATACGGAAACAATATTAGGAAGTTGGTTGAGCTAAACGGTTACAAAGATGCTTTTGAAATTCCTGGTTATGTGCCACTTCTGGTTAGGCCGCTGTTCTGTGAAGGAAAAGGGCCCTTCCGTTGGGTAGCACTCTCAGGGGATCCAGCTGACATTTACGAAACAGATAAGCTTTTGCTTGAACTGTTCCCAGAAGATGAGCATTTGCGAACGTGGATTGATATGGCACAGAAGAGGGTTAAGTGGCAGGGTCTACCAGCTCGCATATGCTGGCTTGGTTATGGTGAGCGCGACAAAGCAGGTGTCATGTTTAACTACTTGGTGAAGACAGGCAAGGTGAAAGCGCCCATCGTCATGGGCAGGGATCACCTTGACACGGGCTCTGTGGCAAGTCCGTACCGTGAAACGGAAGCCATGCTGGATGGCTCAGATGCCATAGCTGATTGGCCCATACTTAATGCCATGCTCAACACTTCGTCTGGTGCTACGTGGGTTTCTGTACACCATGGCGGTGGAGTGGGCATTGGTTACTCCATTCACGCTGGACAAGTTACGGTGGCTGATGGAACCGATTTGGCTGAGAAGAAGATAAGAAGAGTACTAACTAACGACCCTGGGATTGGCGTGGTTCGTCATGCTGATGCGGGCTATGACATAGCAAAGCGTGTGGCCAAAGAAAAAGGCATAAGAATGCCCATGGAAAACTTCGAGGAGCGTGAACAGTAG
- a CDS encoding cob(I)yrinic acid a,c-diamide adenosyltransferase — protein sequence MGLEQGLTHVYTGNGKGKTSAALGLALRAAGRGLRVLLVHFMKGPSFSYGEDVSLSKVAGVTQVRFGTDHFVDPKNPDVTDKEAAQVALAFLKFQLSSGFYDVVIADELNVAVAFGLVSEDEVVELIKSKPPKVELVITGRYATENIKSMADYVTVFEEVKHPFQQGINAREGIDY from the coding sequence ATGGGACTTGAACAGGGGCTTACCCACGTTTACACGGGTAATGGTAAAGGAAAAACCAGTGCGGCTTTGGGCTTGGCTTTAAGGGCTGCAGGCCGTGGTTTAAGGGTTCTCTTGGTCCACTTCATGAAAGGCCCTTCCTTTAGCTATGGTGAAGATGTCTCCTTGTCAAAGGTTGCTGGAGTTACGCAGGTTCGTTTTGGCACTGATCACTTTGTGGATCCCAAAAACCCGGATGTGACTGACAAAGAAGCTGCACAGGTGGCACTTGCCTTTCTTAAATTCCAACTGAGTTCGGGATTCTATGATGTTGTCATTGCTGATGAACTCAATGTGGCAGTGGCGTTTGGGCTGGTGAGCGAAGATGAAGTGGTAGAACTCATAAAGAGTAAGCCACCCAAGGTGGAACTGGTTATAACGGGCAGGTATGCCACGGAGAATATTAAATCCATGGCTGACTACGTCACCGTTTTTGAAGAGGTAAAACATCCATTTCAGCAGGGCATAAATGCCAGAGAGGGCATTGACTACTAA
- a CDS encoding PD-(D/E)XK nuclease family protein, translating into MLRRIGVTTLIYWCPLYLDYSAQLPIATTGVADQFGSAVHELIYRMLSGDHKGLFDTEEDLAWSVLLESFPGAVESSFTEQVVKEMLNMARAAKRFAENYNPSQFEVKFEYGFGSDDMLVIGIADALGENLVLDWKTGSFMAESHRQQVKIYATMLWRLGLLQLPATLGVVYLGKAGVEGSQAESNVFQFSEAEAVVVEDFVQQFLQQYSLGNRRPRISDHCSFCPYGRWCQKTVKDVQTNQALHELWRLQERAGLIQKQLAPGFTEGVHLTEDFVVEKKGSFYLKVRRKNGT; encoded by the coding sequence ATGTTAAGAAGAATTGGTGTAACGACGCTGATTTATTGGTGTCCTTTGTATTTGGATTATTCAGCACAACTACCAATTGCGACCACGGGTGTGGCTGATCAATTTGGTTCTGCGGTGCATGAGCTCATTTACAGGATGCTATCGGGCGACCACAAGGGCCTATTTGATACGGAGGAAGATTTAGCTTGGTCTGTGCTGCTGGAATCATTTCCGGGAGCAGTGGAGTCCTCTTTTACTGAGCAAGTGGTCAAGGAAATGCTGAACATGGCAAGAGCTGCTAAGCGTTTCGCCGAGAACTACAACCCGAGTCAGTTCGAAGTGAAGTTTGAATACGGCTTCGGCAGTGACGACATGCTTGTCATAGGCATAGCTGATGCTCTGGGTGAAAATTTGGTATTGGATTGGAAAACAGGCAGTTTCATGGCAGAAAGCCACCGCCAGCAGGTTAAGATATACGCTACCATGCTTTGGCGCTTAGGACTTCTTCAGCTTCCAGCCACCCTGGGAGTGGTTTACTTGGGCAAAGCTGGTGTGGAAGGCTCACAGGCTGAGTCAAATGTGTTTCAATTTAGCGAGGCAGAAGCAGTGGTGGTGGAGGATTTTGTCCAGCAGTTCCTACAGCAGTACAGCTTAGGAAACAGGCGTCCACGGATTTCAGATCACTGCTCATTTTGCCCCTACGGCAGATGGTGCCAGAAGACCGTAAAAGACGTTCAGACCAATCAGGCACTACATGAGCTGTGGCGTCTTCAAGAGCGAGCAGGCTTGATTCAGAAACAGCTTGCTCCGGGATTCACAGAAGGCGTACACCTGACTGAGGACTTTGTGGTGGAAAAGAAAGGCAGTTTCTATTTGAAAGTGAGGCGGAAGAATGGGACTTGA
- the holA gene encoding DNA polymerase III subunit delta: MSASHGGTSHNKSSNALKTIEEIRKGNIRDLYVLTGENDFLKERVVFWLREQTKAEVVRVDAENMDVLRSLTSYSLFSPMRVIVVELPAKKVIRDAMISAVSSGNLSGVVVVMGDAKIPGAEVVECKPLAKKQAVSWIVAEFRLHGVRCDLEVAEQLLDLCDGDLWSAYTEIEKLSLVTKKVTMEHLQTFVVGSMVKGNYFALMDALQAADEKRAQLEMGSLLEQGEALQQIFVFLYRIFSLAWKSKEFNMDNKAALAQAAGRSPFFVMRCMEVGKWYSLEALRNIISAFLHLDLMIKTGEIDEQGAAGKLMQIMFPKKREAIR, encoded by the coding sequence ATGAGCGCTAGTCACGGTGGAACAAGCCATAACAAAAGCAGTAATGCTCTGAAGACCATTGAAGAAATAAGAAAAGGAAACATAAGAGACCTTTACGTGCTAACAGGTGAGAACGATTTTCTGAAGGAAAGGGTTGTTTTCTGGCTACGCGAACAAACTAAGGCTGAAGTTGTGCGTGTGGACGCAGAAAACATGGACGTTCTGCGTTCTTTGACCAGCTATTCTCTGTTTTCTCCCATGCGCGTCATTGTGGTGGAACTTCCAGCAAAGAAAGTCATTCGCGATGCCATGATAAGTGCTGTTTCATCTGGGAACTTAAGTGGCGTTGTGGTGGTCATGGGGGATGCAAAGATTCCTGGTGCCGAAGTAGTGGAGTGCAAACCCTTGGCAAAGAAGCAAGCTGTTTCTTGGATTGTGGCGGAGTTCAGGTTACATGGTGTTAGGTGTGATCTTGAGGTGGCTGAACAGCTTTTGGATCTGTGTGACGGCGACCTTTGGTCTGCTTACACCGAGATTGAAAAGCTGTCTTTGGTGACAAAGAAAGTGACCATGGAGCACTTGCAAACCTTTGTGGTAGGCAGCATGGTTAAGGGTAACTATTTTGCTCTCATGGATGCTTTGCAAGCGGCTGATGAAAAAAGAGCCCAACTTGAAATGGGCAGTTTGCTTGAGCAGGGGGAAGCACTCCAGCAAATCTTCGTTTTTCTTTACCGCATTTTCAGCTTGGCGTGGAAAAGCAAGGAGTTCAACATGGATAACAAAGCTGCTTTGGCTCAAGCGGCTGGTAGGAGCCCGTTTTTTGTGATGCGGTGCATGGAGGTTGGAAAGTGGTACAGCTTGGAAGCACTTAGAAACATAATCAGTGCTTTTTTGCACCTGGATTTGATGATAAAAACAGGAGAAATCGACGAGCAAGGCGCTGCTGGGAAACTGATGCAAATCATGTTCCCCAAGAAGAGGGAGGCGATTAGGTAA
- a CDS encoding inositol monophosphatase family protein, producing MKNTDEILMNTVISTALKAGDILRTGFRQRFEVEQKSAHDLITEYDTTVQQFIVEQLSKAFPGAGFVAEEEHFSTKGDPLLVIDPLDGTNNFAMGIPQFCVSIGVFTGERQPKAGVVYNPVLEELYHAQVGKGAYLNGEPIHVTQEPLKDTLVATALPFKFRDKVDWITQLLLHVYPEVMDIRRLGSAALDICYTAAGIFGLYFEYGINAWDTAAGVCLLREAGGVALDFSGQPYDPFTSKSIVVGPSAHVERVLHLWRESGVQLEG from the coding sequence ATGAAGAACACAGACGAAATTCTCATGAATACTGTTATTTCCACAGCTTTGAAAGCTGGGGACATTTTAAGGACGGGTTTTAGGCAGCGCTTTGAAGTAGAGCAGAAGTCGGCTCATGATCTTATCACTGAGTACGACACAACGGTTCAGCAGTTCATTGTGGAACAGCTAAGCAAGGCGTTCCCCGGTGCAGGTTTTGTGGCTGAAGAAGAGCATTTTTCTACCAAAGGAGACCCATTGCTGGTTATCGACCCCTTAGACGGCACGAACAATTTTGCCATGGGCATACCCCAGTTTTGTGTAAGCATAGGCGTTTTCACAGGAGAGAGGCAGCCTAAGGCTGGTGTGGTGTACAACCCCGTTTTGGAGGAACTGTATCATGCTCAAGTAGGTAAAGGCGCTTATCTAAATGGTGAGCCCATACATGTAACTCAAGAGCCGCTCAAAGACACATTGGTTGCCACGGCTCTGCCTTTTAAGTTTCGCGATAAGGTGGACTGGATTACCCAGCTGCTTTTGCACGTCTACCCTGAGGTAATGGACATAAGAAGGTTGGGCTCCGCGGCGTTGGATATTTGCTACACAGCCGCCGGCATCTTCGGTTTGTATTTCGAATACGGGATAAACGCTTGGGATACAGCAGCTGGCGTCTGCCTGCTTAGGGAGGCAGGCGGCGTGGCATTGGATTTTTCTGGCCAGCCTTACGACCCTTTTACTTCCAAGAGCATTGTGGTTGGACCATCTGCGCACGTGGAACGGGTACTGCATTTGTGGCGTGAGAGCGGTGTTCAGCTTGAAGGGTGA
- a CDS encoding YhjD/YihY/BrkB family envelope integrity protein: protein MELIKKIFYKISKDDLGFFAGAFSYFMFFSTAALTLFLFLLFGEQVSFSVLKYLSPDYEALLKPVITSLTISARWSWFLLIPLAWGSTNVFASLEHAATVIAKRERRSTVTIRLLSFAFILILAFSVWGYTVVGLFLEHLPSWIYNLLFYAVLFSGFNVFLDGHVNTKYALVVGAGQSVIWYVVSKIVNFYIKQVSTSIVFKVASAIPVVLFWYYVLAYVILLGWELLSLIGSSQNKNSSTVHDDRS from the coding sequence ATGGAACTCATAAAAAAAATATTTTACAAAATTAGTAAGGACGATTTGGGATTCTTTGCAGGTGCTTTTTCTTACTTCATGTTCTTTTCAACTGCGGCACTTACCCTGTTTTTGTTCTTGCTTTTTGGGGAACAGGTAAGTTTTTCAGTGCTCAAGTACTTATCACCCGATTATGAGGCACTGCTAAAGCCTGTGATTACTTCCCTGACCATAAGTGCAAGATGGTCATGGTTTCTCCTCATTCCACTGGCTTGGGGCAGCACCAATGTTTTCGCTTCGCTGGAACATGCTGCCACGGTCATTGCTAAACGAGAAAGGCGTTCCACCGTGACAATTAGGCTGCTTTCTTTTGCTTTTATACTCATCTTGGCTTTTTCCGTGTGGGGTTATACCGTGGTGGGCCTGTTCTTGGAGCATTTACCATCATGGATTTACAACCTTTTGTTTTACGCAGTTCTGTTTAGTGGCTTCAATGTGTTTTTGGACGGCCACGTGAATACCAAATATGCTTTGGTTGTTGGTGCAGGTCAGTCTGTCATTTGGTACGTGGTTAGCAAAATTGTTAATTTCTACATAAAACAGGTGAGTACCAGCATTGTCTTCAAAGTGGCATCAGCCATACCAGTGGTGCTTTTCTGGTACTACGTACTGGCTTATGTGATCCTACTTGGTTGGGAGCTGCTTTCTTTAATTGGTAGTAGTCAAAATAAGAACAGTTCTACTGTCCATGATGATAGGTCTTAG
- a CDS encoding DegV family protein, whose protein sequence is MSRSKIGVVFDSSAYAPKPLEHTRVVELRVNKGDRSYKELTEIDWDEFYKDLREKKNIPTTSAAPIEEVRSAINELLDEGNDNVIGIWLSKHFSVTFEEAKMLESEFNGRFIALDTKLVAAGPYRMILEALKAIDLGWSLDEVVNHVIEVRDAYQTIFLASIEHLAKGGRIGKAQALAGNLLHFQPLLFVDDGMVNSYKVVRGRKAAIKEMPQFMIKNFGHEQLFLDIVWSDNFDEVSVLEQFLEENGMKRQDVLRLGPVIGTHLGPDLLALFGVPTKVML, encoded by the coding sequence ATGAGTAGAAGTAAGATTGGCGTAGTATTCGATAGCTCAGCGTATGCGCCAAAGCCACTGGAGCATACCAGAGTAGTGGAACTGCGGGTCAACAAGGGTGACAGAAGTTACAAGGAACTTACGGAAATTGATTGGGATGAGTTCTACAAAGACCTACGAGAAAAGAAAAATATTCCAACTACTTCAGCTGCACCCATTGAGGAAGTGAGAAGTGCCATAAATGAGCTTCTTGATGAGGGCAACGATAACGTCATCGGCATTTGGCTATCTAAACACTTCTCCGTCACCTTTGAGGAAGCAAAGATGTTGGAAAGCGAATTCAACGGCAGATTCATTGCACTCGATACAAAGTTAGTAGCGGCAGGACCTTATCGTATGATTTTGGAAGCTCTTAAAGCCATCGACTTGGGCTGGTCTTTGGATGAAGTGGTGAATCACGTGATTGAGGTGCGTGATGCTTATCAAACCATTTTTCTTGCATCCATTGAGCATTTGGCAAAGGGCGGTAGAATCGGGAAAGCCCAAGCTTTGGCTGGCAATCTGCTTCACTTTCAGCCACTCTTGTTTGTGGATGACGGCATGGTGAATTCCTACAAAGTGGTGCGAGGCAGGAAGGCAGCCATTAAGGAAATGCCTCAGTTCATGATAAAGAACTTTGGCCATGAACAGTTGTTTTTGGACATTGTGTGGTCGGACAATTTTGATGAGGTCAGCGTGCTGGAGCAATTCTTAGAAGAGAACGGCATGAAGCGGCAAGACGTACTTAGGCTGGGTCCTGTTATCGGCACGCACTTGGGACCAGATCTTCTCGCGTTGTTTGGTGTGCCTACAAAAGTGATGCTTTGA